The Gadus morhua chromosome 18, gadMor3.0, whole genome shotgun sequence DNA segment ATAAATTatccagacgcacacacacacacacacacacacacacacacacacacacacacacacacacacacacacacacacacacacacacacacacacacacacacacacacacacacacacacacacgcacgcacgcacgcagcccATGTACTGATTAGCAATTGTGCGTATCCCCATTCTCTCCAGATCAAAAGGCTTCTGCTTGTCTTTAAAGTGGTGTCAtgaacacacagtcacactttGCTCATCGCTCGGATTCTTGGTTAGTCAAGGCAGAGCGGGGTTCGCTGGCCCTCAAATTTTAATCCAGCACCAGCAGAAGAGAATCACAGACCTAACGAGCGAGACTGGCCTGTTAATTGGGACACGTTCACATTCACATGCAGGGTGAGAGAGGTCGCGTTGCAACTGCCATCACTTAAAAGCATCACTGTTGACGCTTTGAGAAGCTTTGAGTGGGCTGAATTCTACAGATAAACTGATTGCTGGAACGAAGGAAACAAATGacatggaggtagagagagatcaagagagagagagagaaagaggaagtagTCGATGGATCACTATCGATGTtactatatataaatacaatatatatatatatatatatacataaacgcCTTCGTTCTCTGCCCCTAAACGCAGTCTCCCATGGAAACAGCCTAAACCCTAACACGATGAACAAGTCACAACGTGAAACTGTTGCTTGACGATCAATGAGATCTGAATCCTCCTCATTAGAACGCTTTGATGCAGAAACGCCCAGCCCTGGTGCACTGTATTATACAAATAATTATACTAATTGATTCCTCAATTATTATGAGAATCAAATCTCTAAACAATTCCTTCCATTTAGTACAAAGTATGATATAAAACTTGGTTATATACGACGATCTTTGTGGAAGCTCTCCTCTGGGGAAAGTGTAGGAAATGGTGTCTTGGTGAAATGTCCAGTTAAGAATAATTTGTATAACTAGGCTTCCATCTCAAGAATAATAACTGTTTAAAGGTCGTTTTGGGGTTTTGGATTTTGCCATCTCAAGGAATCAAAACGGAATAACTCAGCCATAACGACTACGGTGACTTGTGGAAAAAGCATCTCCGAAGGTCTTTTCTTTAGAAAATCCTGGTAAATACTCTTGCTATTTAATAAATTTGTGGCGGATCCCCTTGGCCTTCCTAAACCTCCAAACCCGTGTGTGGGTTCACTCCTACATCGCTCGGCAGCTCTTCATCTCAGCAAATAAATGGTTTAATTGCTAAACTTTTCAGAGAGGGTCTGAGGTGCTGAACCTAATCTCCGACCAAAAGAATGGGCGGTTTGTCAATCTGACCCCAACAACCCATACAAGCGTTAGCTGAAATTTGTGATATTTcctaattttgtttttatttgaatcagGGCCTTAGTTCCTCCACAATGAACAGTTTACAGGCTCTTATAACTAGCAGGGAGCATGGGGTTCCAGGAGTCTTGAGAGCGAGCTGGAGACCTGGTCAGGCCTTACACTGTCTCTACCGCCTGGTCAGGGATGGCATGGATCTCGGTCTTTTGGGTTATGGGCTGTGCCTACGAGCCCTTGTTCGAGTGGGAAAGGGCCAAGATGcgtttttatttgaataatttGTTACAGTTGTTTAAATTGTAATTATTTTGTATAAAACTATTCAAAGTAGAGTCCCATCATTGTTGGATGCGTCAACCTGGAGCGACACCAGGCAGGGCTCTCTGAGGTAGAACGGCAGAAACAAAGGCAGCGATACACTGGAAATACGCCCACAGGAAGTTCTTTCTGAcaggagggggatggagggactGAGGaaagggtgggtgggtgaaaAACTGTGCATTGATAGGGAGGGATCTTGTTGTGATACGTTTCTCTAGGGACCATGGAGGAAGAGAAGCCAAAGAGGTCCTCTAACAGAAGATAGACGGTGAAGCCTCATTCTTCTCCTTCGCTTTCTTCTTCCAAGACTCTGAACACTTTAAAATAGAAGATCATCTGTTTTTGGTTCTCTACTGTCAAATAAATACAGCTAGTCTCCAAGGACCTTGGAATAAAGAATGTTCTGGTTTCTCCTCTGCCTAACCACCCCACTGAAGGAGACACACCCAACAAACAAGGCATACCGTatgataacaaataaatatcaatcagcttgaatatatagaaaataattgtatttgacCCAGCACAGGCTGAACCCATCGCAAACACTGGACATTAACCCAGATCAGTAATCAAGCCCCATAACACAACCTACATCCGTTACAATATAGTATAGTATTTCTCCCGGGCTCATGAAGAGTAAAGTATGATGAGAGATTATGAAATAATCAACTATGGCCACATGTCTAAAATACACAGATCTTACATATTTTTTGGCCAAATGCTAACCTGTTGGGTACAACTGGCCAAATGCTAGTCTGTTGGATACAACTGGCCAAATGCTAGCCTGTTCAACTACTACATGCTTGTTTTGAGGAAGAAGTATTGCTCCACAGAATGATGCAGCAGATAAAGTAACTGAAGCGAGTCGTGACACCACCGTAATTAGCCGTCTTATTAGCAGCACCTTGCCAGGCTTCAAGATGATTAGGCTAATTGCTGATGACAGGattattgaaaaaaacaacaatgccgAAACCGCAGAAGTGAGACACAAATTGAAAACCCCCCATGCCCCATGAGGCAAGAGATCCgatgagagaggagaaaagaggagggggaagggaaggagaTAAGGAagtaggaaggagaggggagagttgTAGAAGGATGAAGAGAAGATAAAAGGAGGCTAATATCTTGAACATACACTCAcaggagagagatacagaatgGACAAGGATAGCATTAGCAAATTAACATGAgaggaaaacggaggggaaGGAAAATGTAACAAAATGCTAATATTTTATGGGCAAGCGGAAGAACCAGCGTgagcagatggggggggggggggggggggggggggggggctgtagctCGGACAGATCGCGCTGCTCGCTGACTTTACCGCCTGTCGACTATCAAACGgtcatgttgtgtttgtggagTCCTGCGGCCATTAAGTCTTTTCTGTGAATGAAGCAGGAACTAGAACgctctgctttgtgtgtgtgtgtgcacataaacAACCTAAATACCGACCAGAACCCCTATACTTTATATCAGTGGTTAATAAactatttattattaatgttgtttggTTTAAACAAGAATATTCAATGGGGGTTGAAATGACTCGTAGTGACAACATTGCTGGTGCTGTGAGCATTTTAGTCATTAAAAGATATACAGAAATTGTTCATTTAATAAAGGTTGTTTAGAGATTCATTCTTTTATTATTAAGGcggacgtttttttttttttttactattactTTACTAACCAAGACTAAAACAACAAAACCTTTTTCTTTAAATATTTGCAAGTATCTCATGCTTACCTTCAATGTATCTCTAGCGGTCAAGCTTCCCCCGTTTAAGACACCCTGTCATATATCAAGAGAATGTTCTCCAGAAGAACATTTTATAACTGGTTCCATGGACGACGTGTCCTCGCTGTCACCACCTCTTCATTTTCCAGATCTCCTAGCTTCGCCATACCAAACCTCTCAATGGTaattggtaaatggactgcattcatatagtgcttttctaaccagcactttacaatattgcctaacattcacccatttgaGAACACTTTCACACACTGAAGGGGCTGTCAACCATTCGAGGGagtcgtcgggagcagtcagggtgaggtgccttgctcagggacacctcgacactcagctaggaggagccggggatcgaactagcaacccgctctacctcctgagccactcgCCGCTCCAATGTTGACTGTGTTTCGGAAAAAACTTTTCATGAACCTAGAACGATCCTAAAGGGTTTGTGCGTAGCTTTAATGAGCCTACATTGGCCGAGTGGAGACACAATCGAGTAATTACAAactaatacaataaaatagcaTCCATTGCATCTGTTAATCAAGAAACTCCACAAGCGAGAAATTATTCTGTAATATCTGAGTTGCTCATGATGATGAGTCCACACCCAGTATAGGCTTCTGAACTGATATAAAAGTACActcattaaaataaattatcaaATAACCAGACGAATAAGGTTTGAACTCGAGTAGGACAAACTTATTGGATAGAAAGAAATAGCAGAGGCTACGGTGAGACAGAAGTGGGACTCGAACACTAACTGATATGAGCCCTGGGTTAGAACCCAGATCACTTCCTGTTGTGCCGCCCTATCCTAACAAACTGTaatgaaaggacccggatggtgccCTCAAAACAGTCGAACAtctaatgctgctatccatttggatgtacgaagtggtaaagtcgcaaatctcccagctttcttgcggcatttcactgaggcccGCCCCCTTTCGGTCGTAGTATCttgtcgctttcaaagtagagcgagcagatcTGTACAACTAGCCAAgtagatggctgcgcccatagtcaATGGGGATTGagctgtattttctttgtatttgtaccacgttgggggttgtaatgtcgattttaaatccccttacacacttgatttcattgctgctttaatccggtcagcAATTTATGGTCTTGCTTTGCAAAATTCAAtaagttgtgttgtgttttcaagctggtttgctaaagaggctatgttgctaatgatgactagcccaCTACtacccctcgtggctcgacagaaacgCGACAGCACTTGTTGAAATTAAAATTGGCGACAATGGCAAAATATTATTGCAATGTAAAAGGCTTGCAATGTTAATGTTTCTGTAAAGGCTGGCAACCATTTTACACTGGATTATTTAATTTTTCCAAAATAGCTTTCTATTGTCGCGACACCCCGACAATAACACAGAGAGCAATTAGCGCAGGCTAGGCAATCAGGCTTCAGGCGAGAGCACCCAAGCAACGATGCGCCCGAATAACAGTACGCTAGGAAAATACAGTGACGGCGAATTGTGAAACCCAAAGCCACTCACTGGCGATCAAATCAAAGAACACAACCGGCTAAATAAATACAGTGACGGCGGCTTGGACCCCAAGCCCCGCACTGGCCAGCATGCAAATGAGCAACCGGGCTTAGGCGAAAGCACACGAGAATCGGTGCGAGACTGAAAACTAGCCGCCGACTAATGCTCCAAGCAAATTAAAGCAAAGGTGGAAAAGTGAAATCATCTGCCGCGCTAGCCGACGGCTACGCATAGCCTACACACTTTACTCACCCCTGGCCGCAGCCGAAATCGAACAAATTGTAAGTCGCAGCCTTTGGTGGACGAAGTGAAATCGAGGCACCAACCCTTGGGTTACAAGGCTACTTGCGACAAGCTAATATAGTATCTTACAAcaaacaatgtttgtgtgtcctgctAGTCCGCTACCACGAGAAGATAGAAGGAACAGATCATCGGGTGACCTCTGGAATATATAGACATTCTcgggtcacaggtgactttgtTGGTATAATTACTCGACCTGCGAATGCGGGAGATGGAacatccagtgctaaagcaccGGTTAGTAGCCATGGTTAgtaggaatgaaatagaacatGCCTCAGTAGGTACAgatcgttttttcttttttttttatcttggaCAGCAAACTGAATGAAGTGGACCCAAACCAGAAACCAATAACCCAATCAGATGATGGCCTGTGTAGCTTGATTGTTGCCTAAGGGGATAAAGTATGACAATCAAACTATTAAAGAAACACAGCCCAGTATTGAATGTTAAATTCAGTATTTAATCCAGTATTAACAAATATATTTCTATCAATGTACAGCAAACAGCAAGGAAGTACAATCTTACGGACATTTAAGAAAGAGAGAAttacagacagagaaaaaaattaaatatacaCCTCGACATGGCCAGGTACATTTTTTGGTCATTTTCAAGTACAATACATGAATTGTATATATGACAGCTGTCCATTTTGATCTAAGGTATCTCATGCACATTGATTGACACATCCACACTGAGCGTGAACGCAGTGATTCACATCAGTGTCGACTTGGTCACTCTGATTATTGGCACGGGTTGTGGCACACCACTGGACTGAACCATTACAGAGACACACCGACGCTGATTAGAAAGGCACTCACAGAAAGCAGAGCCATGCCTCATCCCACAGCTAGTGGATCaccaccacagagagagagagagagagagagagagagagagagagagagagagagagagagagagagagagagagagagagagagaaatagaaaatGCTACTACTTcatctttgataaaaaacgCTAAAACCAAATGAAATGATAAGAAAATGTGCTACAGATTAGAAAACAACATCATATGCAGAGAAGTGTAACCACACCACAAGTTAAACAGAGGTCTACCTTGACTGAGCTTAAGTCATGGCTCCGTACAATCTCACAACCTTATATCAAAACTATTCAATGCCCAATTACCTCGTCTCAACACAAAGAAACATTTCACTGTGAACAAGGACATTTGACAGTAATGTTAAATCAACAAGGCGACACTGAATAGCATCTAAATGAATGAATCAAACATATTAAAATGATAATCAGCAGTAGCAGTATCCAAAGCAACGTAGTGTAGGATCATTCCATATAGGTTGTGTGGATTAAACATAATCCTCTATTAATGAACACTAGTTTGATTAGAGTAACTGATGGTTCGTGTTCATGCACAtaaaagagaaatgaactgaatacacacacacacacacacacacgcacacgcacacacacacacacacacacacacacacacacacacacacacaatcatcatcatcatcgctgAAAAAACTTCACTCCTGCAGAAATTGTATGGAGCAGATATGTGTCAATGTTCATCAATCACCACAACATAGCTAAAGCTCGCTGAGTCCTACCCCAGACTACAATTCTAGATACTAAGGTCCGCTGTACGGTTTATTGATCCATCAATACTCATCAGTGCTGATGCAGGAACAACCTGATCCTAGATGTTAATCTATTTTACCACCAGTTGTTGGTACGAGTGCTGAAAACGTCTACcagttgctacagtccactgggtaggctggttgaTTCAtctacccagcatgcatctggGGGGACACGCCCAGCTGTGATGTCACTTAGTCACGGGGCAGGGCTTGTTTAAACGGCTTgtgacggctaatcacactcgcacctggcggtgagtttttaaaaataatacCAACTGAAATTAATATTTCTTTTACAAATAGCGGTGCTGCACCCTAAGATATCGCGGCCCGTATTAATGTACGTTCAATACGGAATCGTCCGCCCAACGGAAAACTAACGTTGGGTCAATCACAGTAGGACAGCTACTGTATGCCGCTACAACTCGCTCCCAGGACCCCCCCACTTCCAGGAGACGGTCCGGTTtcagtgagggttagggttgaacCCGTGCCCAAGCTGAaagagtcacacacagacacacacacggtctcaCCCCTGGTCCCCACCATGGCTGGACCCCCCCAGGGTGAgagagtcacacacagacagtctcAACCTGGTCCCCACCATGGATGGACCCCCCCAGGGTGAgagagtcacacacagacagtctcAACCTGGTCCCCACCATGGATGGACCCCCCCAGGGtgacgggaggaggagggaggggcagcTGGTCGCAGAGGCAGTGTTGTTCAGGTGGAAAGTAACGGCGGAGTCGGTGGGTTCAGCCCAGGAGGGGGAgtcgaggagagggagggagggagggagggagggaggcagggagggagagacaataTCAGGGGCTCCCCGAAGATATCGGTTCGAgccatttccacctgaaattgGATTTGGTGgtattcgttttttttctttgtgtgtgggtgtgtgagtgtctatgtgagcgtgtgtgtgtgtgtatgtggtccTGCCGTCAACCGTCACTTCCACTGGTGATAACACTCTCAAGGATCACACTCTCAATGATCACACTCTCAATGATCACACTCTCAATGATCACACCATTAAGGGTCACACTTTTTTACACCTGTCCACTCCTAGGCTACACTGAAACATTCGTCTGCTGTGGTCTGGGGGAGCCAGGGGAGGCCGGTGCCTTGCTCATGGGCTGACCGTCAGTGATGGTAGACCGTAGAGTCATCACAACAAAGTGTCTCAATCCTGCAGCAGACTGAGTTGACTGAAGATGATGAGACAGGATAAGATATGAGTTTGCAAGTTCCTTCACCTCTTGTCTTGTGGTTCATGTGAGCACCGCGCTGTGACAGTCCACCGCTCCACTCTTGGAGATTTGATAAAGTCTCCATCAGCCAAGCAGGCTTAGTTAAGACAGTTAGCTCCATCAGGGGCCCCTCTGAGTTAAGACAGCCGCTCCATCAGGGGCCCCTCTGAGTTAAGACAGTTAGCTCCATCAGGGGCCCCTCTGAGTTAAGACAGCAGCTCCATCAGGGGCCCCTCTGAGTTAAGACAGTTAGCTCCATCAGGGGCCCCTGTGAGTTAAGACAGTTAGCTCCATCAGGGGCCCCTCTGAGTTAAGACAGCAGCTCCATCAGGGGCCCCTCTGAGTTAAGACAGTTAGCTCCATCAGGGGCCCCTCTGAGTTAAGACAGTTAGCTCCATCAGGGGCCCCTGTGAGTTAAGACAGTTAGCTCCATCAGGGGCCCCTCTGAGTTAAGACAGTTAGCTCCATCAGGGGCCCCTCTGAGTTAAGACAGTTAGCTCCATCAGGGGCCCCTGTGAGTTAAGACAGTTAGCTCCATCAGGGGCCCCTGTGAGTTAAGACAGTAAGCTCCATCAGGGGCCCCTGTGAGTTAAGACAGTTAGCTCCATCAGGGGCCCCTCTGAGTTAAGACAGTTAGCTCCATCAGGGGCCCCTGTGAGTTAAGACAGTAAGCTCCATCAGGGGACTCTCTGATTGAACAGAATGAGCGacatgtcaccccccccccccccccccccccccccccccccccccccccccccctgcaaacTAAAGAAGAACGAATCCTTGCGAATTGGAAATGACTTCAGGCCCCCGGGGATTGTACCACCACTGGCGGCCGGAATCATTCAGGTTGATTGATCCGGGAAGAGCGATCAATAGGAAACAGAAACAACGCATCAAGGGccggagagcgagggggggccggtggggtggggggggaggtcagGGATCACGCTGGTGCTGATCGACCGCTACATCAGCAGGGGGTGAGCAGGACTGACCCGGCTGgtcggcccccaggggccctcccctcctctggctCCTGGTCCTGACCTCATCACCGTCCCCGTCCCCGGGACCCGAACCAAAGGGCTGAGCGTCTGCACCTGGGATCACTGATCCAGAGGTCGAGATTATTGATCCAGAGGTCGTGATTATTGATCCAGAGGTTGTGTAATCCATCCTTCAACggacacccccacccccgaccccccccccaccgtccaTCAACGCCCACGCTGCAcctccgtcccccccgtccctccagccctagccccgccccctgcctgGCCCCGCCCCGACCCTGGTCCTCCACCCTCCGGCTCCGCCCCCATcccgtccaccccccccccccccctcggtcctACATCAAAgctctggctccgccctctgccccccccacccccccccccccccccccacccccccccccaccccctcacagCGTCCCCTGCTCGGAGCAGAAGAAGCCGCCCTCCTTcttctcgcggcggcggcggcggtgcgcCCGCCAGCAGGCGGCGGCGGTGAGCAGCATGGCGACGCCGGCGCAGAGCAGCGCCACCGACACGACCTTGGTCTGCAGCAGCGTGTTGAAGCTGAAGGTCACGCCGGTGCCCGCCACGCCGATCACCAGCGAGATCACGCCGAACGGGAAGACGCAGCGGTACCACGACTTCTCCGTGCCGCCCGTGGCCTGGGCCAGGCGCTCCAGCGTGTGCAgcgcggcggcggtggggggtCTCAGGCCGCGGTCGCCCGGCATCGCcccccggccgccgccgccgccgccgccgccgccgccgccttcgTCGTCGTCTCCGTCCTCTCcgtcgtctcctcctcctcctcggttTCCTTCCTCCCcgccactccctccccctcttcctcctcctccttctcctccgtcgtcgtcctcgtcgtcgCCCCCTCCTCCCGAGCTGTAGGGGTCCAGGTCCCGGAGACCCGGGTCCCGGGGCGGTCCGTGGTCCACGCAGACCAGGTCGGGGTGGAGGACCGGCGCCGGGAGCTGCCGACCCGAGGAGCAGCCCATGCCCGGGGCCACTGCgctggggcggggggtggggggcggagcGCCTGGGGGTGGGAGTCCTGGAGccctgctgggggggggtggacgggGGTGATGCTACccgggagggggtggggggttccTCGACCACCGTCACTGGTGTCTGCCCTgctgggtggtggtgtagtgggggggaggggggggggcaggggggagacaggaagaTGGGGAGGTGcggaggaggtgatgaaggatgaggggagaggggacagcAGAGTTacaaggaggagacggggggggggagagaaacgaGGGCAAACTGTCGACCAGGACCAGATCAAAccacagagaagaagaagaggcgaaaAAGGTGGAATCACCGCCGGAGAATCCACACGGCGAGAGACCAAACACACCCCACACCCCAGACACTTTTCCCGCT contains these protein-coding regions:
- the LOC115531583 gene encoding keratin, type II cytoskeletal 2 epidermal-like, with the protein product MGCSSGRQLPAPVLHPDLVCVDHGPPRDPGLRDLDPYSSGGGGDDEDDDGGEGRGGGGDDGEDGDDDEGGGGGGGGGGGRGAMPGDRGLRPPTAAALHTLERLAQATGGTEKSWYRCVFPFGVISLVIGVAGTGVTFSFNTLLQTKVVSVALLCAGVAMLLTAAACWRAHRRRRREKKEGGFFCSEQGTL